The following coding sequences lie in one Rutidosis leptorrhynchoides isolate AG116_Rl617_1_P2 chromosome 4, CSIRO_AGI_Rlap_v1, whole genome shotgun sequence genomic window:
- the LOC139843763 gene encoding citrate synthase, mitochondrial-like: protein MVFYRSVSLLSKLRSRVVHQPSLTNSIRWLQIQTSSDLDLHAQLKELIPEQQERLKKIKSEYGKVQLGNITVDMVLGGMRGMTGLLWETSLLDADEGIRFRGLSIPECQKVLPGAKPGGEPLPEGLLWLLLTGKVPTKEQVDALSKELRSRATIPEYVYKAIDALPVTAHPMTQFTTGVMALQVESEFSKAYEKGIHKSKYWEPTYEDSLSLIAQVPAVAAYIYRRIYKNGERIPADESLDYGGNFAHMLGFDGPEMQELMRLYVTIHSDHEGGNVSAHTGHLVASALSDPYLSFAAALNGLAGPLHGLANQEVLMWIKSVVSECREDVTKDQLKDYIWKTLNSGKVVPGFGHGVLRKTDPRYTCQREFALKHLPDDPLFQLVSKLYDVVPPILLELGKVKNPWPNVDAHSGVLLNYYGLTEARYYTVLFGVSRAIGICSQLIWDRALGLPLERPKSVTMEWLEKHCKKSA from the exons ATGGTGTTTTACAGGAGCGTTTCGCTTCTTTCTAAACTCAGAAGTCGTGTT GTTCATCAGCCTAGTTTAACCAATTCTATAAGGTGGCTGCAAATTCAAACCTCTTCTGACCTT GACCTTCATGCTCAGCTTAAGGAATTAATACCTGAACAACAG GAGCGCCTAAAAAAGATCAAGTCAGAATATGGAAAAGTCCAGTTGGGTAACATTACTGTTGATATG GTACTTGGTGGGATGAGAGGCATGACAGGTTTACTATGGGAAACATCTTTGCTTGATGCAGATGAG GGAATTAGGTTTCGGGGTCTCTCTATTCCTGAATGTCAGAAGGTTTTACCAGGAGCAAAGCCTGGTGGAGAGCCATTGCCTGAGGGACTTCTCTGGCTTCTATTAACTGGAAAG gtGCCAACTAAAGAACAAGTTGATGCCTTATCCAAGGAACTCAGAAGTCGTGCCACTATTCCAG AGTATGTGTATAAAGCCATCGACGCCCTACCCGTTACAGCTCATCCAATGACTCAGTTTACTACTGGTGTTATGGCTCTTCAG GTAGAAAGTGAATTCTCAAAAGCATATGAGAAGGGGATCCATAAATCCAA ATACTGGGAGCCGACATACGAGGACTCTCTTTCGTTGATTGCCCAAGTCCCAGCTGTAGCTGCATATATCTACCGCAG GATATACAAAAACGGAGAAAGGATACCAGCTGATGAGTCACTAGATTATGGTGGCAATTTTGCACACATGCTTGGATTTGATGGTCCCGAAATGCAAGAGCTTATGAGGCTCTATGTCACCATCCATAG TGACCATGAAGGTGGAAATGTCAGTGCTCATACTGGTCATCTT GTTGCTAGTGCCCTCTCGGATCCATATCTTTCATTTGCTGCAGCATTGAATGGTCTAGCTGGACCCCTCCATGGTTTGGCTAATCAG GAAGTTCTAATGTGGATAAAGTCAGTGGTAAGTGAATGTCGAGAGGATGTTACCAAGGACCAACTGAAGGACTACATCTGGAAAACCTTGAATAGTGGCAAG GTTGTTCCTGGTTTCGGGCATGGTGTTTTGCGAAAAACAGATCCCAGATATACATGTCAACGTGAATTTGCATTGAAACACTTGCCTGATGATCCTTTATTCCAGTTG gtttcaaAACTTTATGATGTGGTGCCACCAATTTTATTGGAACTCGGCAAG GTGAAAAACCCTTGGCCCAATGTTGATGCTCATAGTGGTGTGTTGCTCAACTACTACGGTTTAACCGAAGCAAG ATATTACACGGTTCTCTTTGGTGTGTCGAGGGCAATTGGAATATGCTCTCAG CTGATATGGGATCGAGCTCTTGGGTTGCCGTTGGAGAGGCCGAAAAGTGTTACAATGGAATGGCTTGAAAAGCACTGCAAGAAATCTGCATAA
- the LOC139841768 gene encoding uncharacterized protein → MAGSNNDINVLNQSPIFDKLKNGTFPSAPFEVNGHEYSKGYYLADGIYPDWATLVKGYSCPTEELTIKVTRFQASARKDVERAFGVLQGRFHIIRLASRSMSVNRVRRVMECCLILHNMILEDNGFALSKWEERFTTEEMENGMKHIRNRGRDRDIIAREIRDRDLHNQLTEDLVEHIWNLLPTFRNAN, encoded by the coding sequence ATGGCGGGTTCCAACAATGATATCAACGTTTTGAACCAATCACCTATATTTGATAAacttaagaacggaacatttccatCAGCACCATTTGAGGTAAATGGGCATGAATATAGCAAAGGATATTACCTTGCGGATGGTATATATCCCGATTGGGCAACTTTAGTTAAAGGATATTCATGCCCTACTGAAGAACTAACGATTAAGGTTACAAGATTTCAAGCTAGTGCCCGAAAGGATGTAGAGAGGGCATTTGGGGTTCTTCAAGGTCGTTTTCATATTATACGCCTAGCTTCACGAAGTATGAGCGTTAACAGGGTGCGAAGAGTGATGGAATGTTGTCTCATATTACATAACATGATACTTGAAGATAACGGCTTTGCACTTTCTAAATGGGAAGAAAGATTCACTACCGAAGAAATGGAAAATGGTATGAAACATATACGAAACAGAGGACGAGATCGAGATATCATCGCAAGAGAAATAAGGGATCGAGATTTGCACAACCAACTCACCGAGGATTTAGTCGAGCACATTTGGAACCTTCTACCGACTTTTCGCAATGCgaattaa
- the LOC139841767 gene encoding uncharacterized protein encodes MGPRQTRWQEVMPLTPLTGRQFLTLGVSVDDLTEKGLQMVCRLDLIGPTFTTLQKCTSAIRQLAYDNTPDMWDEYLQMSEQTSILCLDYFCMCIITLYKKEYMRSPNAHDVARLHSAHEERHGFRGMLGIIDCMHWEWRNCPVVLKGQYTRGDHKKPTLMLEAVASYDFWI; translated from the exons ATGGGCCCGCGTCAGACTCGCTGGCAGGAAGTGATGCCCCTGACGCCATTAACGGGGCGTCAGTTTTTGACGCTGGGGGTGTCAGTCGACGATTTGACTGAAAAAGGGCTTCAAATGGTGTGCCGGCTTGATCTGATTGG GCCTACATTTACTACTTTACAAAAATGTACGTCGGCTATACGTCAATTGGCGTATGACAACACTCCCGATATGTGGGATGAATATTTGCAAATGAGTGAGCAAACATCAATACTATGTCTAGATTACTTTTGTATGTGTATTATTACATTGTACAAAAAAGAATACATGCGATCTCCGAATGCACACGATGTTGCTAGATTGCATAGTGCTCACGAGGAGAGACATGGGTTTAGGGGTATGCTCGGTATTATAGATTGTATGCACTGGGAGTGGAGGAATTGTCCTGTTGTTTTAAAAGGACAATACACTAGGGGTGATCACAAGAAACCGACCCTTATGCTTGAAGCTGTTGCTTCTTATGACTTTTGGATTTGA
- the LOC139843911 gene encoding uncharacterized protein: MGEENKSTSSLPDTQFFGLLSNLLQQVESLTNQEEVELRAKIEALGSEVTKVPSKSTKTFDELELVSELDKLSAKLDNVDEMISSAMDADPEVMSLLSSTADVWMPVITATSVQRQTIAASVKSDDQEKEKSSK, from the exons ATGGGTGAAGAGAACAAATCAACATCATCACTCCCAGACACACAATTTTTCGGTCTTCTATCTAATCTCCTACAACAG GTGGAATCATTGACGAATCAAGAAGAAGTTGAATTACGTGCCAAAATCGAAGCTCTTGGGTCAGAAGTTACCAAAGTTCCTTCAAAGTCTACAAAGACTTTTGATGAA CTAGAACTAGTTTCGGAGTTGGATAAATTATCTGCAAAGTTAGACAATGTGGATGAGATGATATCATCAGCCATGGATGCTGACCCCGAAGTGATGTCATTGTTGAGTAGTACTGCTGATGTATGGATGCCCGTTATCACTGCAACTTCTGTTCAGAGACAAACTATTGCCGCATCGGTTAAATCTGATGATCAAGAGAAAGAAAAGTCTTCCAAGTAG